The Rhodococcus sp. B50 DNA window GATCCACGCCGAACCGGAACTCGCGTTCGAGGAACACCGGAGCGCCGCGAAGATCGTCGAGGTGCTGCGCGCCCACGACTTCGACGTGACGACCGGCATCGCCGACCTTCCCACCGCCTTCGACGCCCGGTTCGGCAGCGGCGAACTCGTTCTCGCGTTCTGCGCCGAGTACGACGCGTTGCCGGGAATCGGGCACGCGTGCGGCCACAACATCATCGCGGCCTCGGCCGTGGGTGCCGGGATCGGGCTCGCCGCGCTCGCCGACGAACTCGGCGTGACCGTGCGCGTCATCGGGACACCCGCGGAGGAGACCGGCGGCGGCAAGGTTCTCATGCTCGAGCGCGGCGTCTTCGACGGCGTCGGTGCGGCGATGATGGTGCACCCCGGCCCGTTCGACATCACCGGCGCGACGTCGCTCGCCCTCGCCGACATCGCCGTCGAATACGACGGCCGGGAGGCGCACGCCTCCGCCGCCCCCGAGTACGGGCTCAACGCCGCCGATGCGGCGACCGTCGCCCAGGTCGCGGTCGGTCTGCTGCGACAACATCTGCATCCCGGGCAGCAGATCCACGGGATCGTCGCGCAGGGCGGGACCGCGCCGAACATCGTGCCGAGCCACACCGAACTGCTGTACTACCTGCGGGCGGGGACGAGTGAACTCCTCGACGACCTCGTCGAACGCGCACGCAACTGCTTCGCCGCCGGTGCGCTGGCCACCGGATGCAACCACCGGATCCGGACCGTGTCGCCGACCTATACCGAACTCACTCCCGACGCGTGGCTGGTGCAGGCATATCGTGAGGAGATCATCGGTCTCGGGCGCCGACCGCTGCCCGTCGAGGAGGAAGGAGCGCGCCCCCTGGGCAGTACCGACATGGGAAACGTGACGAATGTGGTGCCGGGAATCCATCCGGTCATCGGACTCGACTCCGGTGGCGCGGTGACACATCAGGCGGCGTTCGCGGCCGCCTGTGTCACCGAGTCCGCCGATCGGGCAGTGCTCGACGGAGCGCGCGCGCTCGCAGCGACCGCCGTGCGCGCGGCGACCGATCAGGTCCACCGGGCACGCCTCCTCGAACGGGTCGGACGCCGATGAATCCGTACGTGGAGAAGTGGTTGGACCGCCACACCGAGGACCTCTCGCTCTGGCGCCGTCACATCCATGCGAATCCCGAACTCGCCCGGCAGGAGTACGCCACCACCGAGTTCGTCGCGAAGCACCTGCGCGCCGGCGGACTGGAACCGAAGGTCCTCCCGCGCGGCACCGGCCTGATCTGCGATCTCGGTCCGGCCGACGGGCCGCGGATCGCCCTGCGGGCCGACATGGACGCCCTGCCGATGCAGGAGACCACCGGCCTGCCCTTCGAATCGACCGTCCCCGGCGTCTCGCACGCGTGCGGGCACGACGCCCACACCACGGTGGTGCTCGGTGCGGGCCTGGCCCTCGCCTCGATGCCCGAACTGCCGGTCGGTGTCCGGCTGGTCTTCCAGCCCGCGGAGGAGGTCATGCCCGGCGGAGCGCTCGACGTCGTCGCGGCCGGCGGTCTCGACGGGGTCTCACGCATCTTCGCGCTGCACTGCGACCCGCGTCTCG harbors:
- a CDS encoding M20 family metallopeptidase translates to MTTEYATAIEAASDTLVGLSHSIHAEPELAFEEHRSAAKIVEVLRAHDFDVTTGIADLPTAFDARFGSGELVLAFCAEYDALPGIGHACGHNIIAASAVGAGIGLAALADELGVTVRVIGTPAEETGGGKVLMLERGVFDGVGAAMMVHPGPFDITGATSLALADIAVEYDGREAHASAAPEYGLNAADAATVAQVAVGLLRQHLHPGQQIHGIVAQGGTAPNIVPSHTELLYYLRAGTSELLDDLVERARNCFAAGALATGCNHRIRTVSPTYTELTPDAWLVQAYREEIIGLGRRPLPVEEEGARPLGSTDMGNVTNVVPGIHPVIGLDSGGAVTHQAAFAAACVTESADRAVLDGARALAATAVRAATDQVHRARLLERVGRR